The Elaeis guineensis isolate ETL-2024a chromosome 5, EG11, whole genome shotgun sequence DNA segment CGGTCTCGCTCTCGGTCTCGCTCTGGACCTCTCGCTTGTGGAAACTCCGGTGGCAGTCGCAGGCGGCGCAGCGGAGGGCGGCGCTCGTCCCTTCCTCCCCCGACGCCATGAACTCGCGGCAGCCGTCCACCGCATATCCACCGATGCTGGCGGCGTGGTTCTTCCTGCACTCTCCGTACCTCACCACCTTCTCTTTCTTCACCAAGGAGCCATTGGAGGAGGTCTTCTTGGGGTCCTGTTGGGGCCCCATGCTGGTATCTCTTctagtggtggtggtggtggcggaGAAAGAAGATGGTTGTGAAGGAGAGGAAGAAGTGGGGGAGAAGATGGAAGGAGATCGATCTCTACACGTCTTGGTGTGAATTTATATGGAAATGGTGTGAGGCCAAGGTGTGGGTTGGCTTGGTGGGTTTGCCTTTTGTTGAATAATGCAAACAGTCTCCCTTTCCTCTCTCAACTTCTCGGGGTTATTTGGATCACTCCGATTCGTAGTTCATTTCTCGCGGTACGTGAAAAATCGCTGGCACCTAACATGCTGTACCTGATGATGCTTCCGTATTTGTTTAGCCGTGtttggcaagagataatatttcaCGTCGCTTCAGTAACGTGAGTTAgatgatatattattttatttaatattataaaattttatttaataataaaaaatttaataataaattaaataataatattactgTATTAGATAATAACATCATTGTACGATACTGTGATGCAATCATTAAGAATGACAAACGGATCAGATCGATCATAAATAGATCGAGTCATAAACGGATCG contains these protein-coding regions:
- the LOC105046098 gene encoding mini zinc finger protein 1 — translated: MGPQQDPKKTSSNGSLVKKEKVVRYGECRKNHAASIGGYAVDGCREFMASGEEGTSAALRCAACDCHRSFHKREVQSETESETVCDCSSISTPWR